Proteins encoded by one window of Anopheles maculipalpis chromosome 2RL, idAnoMacuDA_375_x, whole genome shotgun sequence:
- the LOC126568751 gene encoding uncharacterized protein LOC126568751 has protein sequence MSFLNNLKKVFHLGSGEAKKKRIFNNIRMDTDPADFWDMIGELGDGAFGKVYKAQNRETKQLAAAKMCTLEDEENLSDHMVEIDILSEIKHPNIVGLYEAFSIDDKLWMLIEYCDGGALDSIMVELEKPLTEAQIAYVCKHMCAGLYHLHKNKVIHRDLKAGNVLLTMDGGVKLADFGVSAKNKHTMQKHDTFIGTPYWMAPELVLCETFRDNPYDFKVDIWSLGITLIEFAQMEPPNSEMSPMRVLLKIQKSEPPKLDQPSKWSKHFNDFLARALVKDPQQRPSTDVLMGLPFISGNLDSKPIKDLLLEYKADVVEEELVDEEAEEPRNSALPLDLDDDSSSLQSQETDKLPDTPTSLSKSSRDSKESTPVPTTEDDSSKAKIGPIPVPVGAAAGPPVTVPPEKTPASVETKTEIKKSQPAPPNATSPAGGEISPQQTIRTASSSSNISGGAVNVPTPVLPVPKEVISEVPPSPLPTSEFHSEPVVGSEPRRTSVAGSSANSSAVKKGPAPPPPQTPTSPTVKQQPSMLLPFDGSVSKDVVPPTPPETPQTPPENDSTVRALDRPDATVLGGAMPPPPPALMRMGSSGVIEEQHTKSPRKEHAPTPPYDRDSSKTSTPTSAKSIVSSLQERPSSPKAPSSNNNVAIPRAVHPPSSTLQEEVGVDEGVKVTSTSTPSAARNQLPHHATLMNSSSSSSTTSITINDATVLSDPSNSLASNVAQVTVVTSHPPVIIDNSIPLPPAAGSAVATAVASSGTSSSASSTKSFGSSQQRRSRVISPPGTGAHDEVIIVSNELNKTHVNESSTDDDFQSLDSLENVSTRHHPIRTPSQLAAGGRAIARKLDESEVLIVSSGFDDRRDRVQLVDEINAGSPDRDVDAYGDGDLFNASSNNPLNNSSKLLLDTSHVSVVTVGEEEIKVKDSSQHHPQLINNPHPSPHQYHHDSTSDLSNVSCGPSESSDDVKVDIVVGVGGRQQISAQQQALHHLHQQQRSPSGSSISLPSQTGKGAVSGGSVINGNRYNGGTEFHESREDVSIIVNKRKIEKSRISPDSSVGSLDGGGSVRSASTPIHQNHNHSHQHGGGVVIAGNHHQRTGSSGTAPVLAKHLHDRSDAESIATTTSHDSREHASVELEEEVTLRRKPLPSLDLEDDKVPPSVGGTVSSGSSTLVSSAGGNSVATTTTVAGTPGVAGVAAGTAPAAAAATATTGGNGTAGIRQKTNRNFTKEELHLQNLKKKTRKRTRKFEIDGVQVTTTTSKVIYSDEDNNKLYDDHLFRKQELRELKMLQKQEKKQFYDLQGKEAIAKEQQEKKFEQERMQLERTFEADMDVLARQHRQTVEKFEQQQEAELRNTSKKIRAEQERDLKLFRDSLKQEIRLLKQEVDLLPKEKRKDEFRKRKTQMEFEHEEREKSFLSSLSENHELALRRISEIYREKLSATDKGYLQQKQTAMRTREAMLWELEEKHIHDKHQLAKRHVKDICFMQRHQMIIRHEKELDQIKRMITRKEEELLKRQTIERRALPKRIRAERKARDMMFRESLRISMTTDPEVERDKLKKFQEQEKKRYNQEQLRFETKHSKQLEELRATSEGSIRELEQLQNEKRKQLLEHETAKLRECDEALQKELREWKAQLMPRKQAIEKHLSRMVDEYEDRWGPVDRREFDGDFTVPPELRNRTNSLNTLSLRLLNITRSRTFLTLPTMANGGVAGGGGNGGGSTNRNSIHSSVPDLSRSMPNTPNSGHKLSLASSYDSVLEENEGENQPPAVAGRSGGRSGSYQPQSAIKYIHTNDPVVSGNVHVRRKSEDMLSGKSRSTRVPIKSFLYSNTPVGTSRNEYAGTGSSLYYGGDYGGGSRGTPTGPMAYYSDSKDRVVSIRVNNQTTNRKPANIFEGMSNRSNIPQPYTASGGTMPRRTSAGWGPSRLGDNTFTTASDANINRLTTFSSARGGLPLPTANGSGGGGLKTTTPGLKLSPSTPVLLAPSKDDDTVV, from the exons ATGTCGTTCCTAAACAATCTGAAGAAGGTGTTTCACCTGGGCAGTGGAGAGGCGAAGAAGAAGCGcatcttcaacaacatccgTATGGATACGGATCCGGCCGACTTCTGGGACATGATCGGCGAGCTTGGCGATGGTGCGTTTGGCAAGGTGTATAAAGCACAGAACAGGGAAACGAAACAGTTGGCCGCGGCCAAAATGTGCACACTGGAGGATGAGGAAAATCTCAGCGATCATATGGTGGAGATCGATATCCTGTCCGAGATCAAGCATCCAAACATTGTTGGTCTGTATGAAGCGTTCTCGATCGACGACAAGCTGTGG ATGCTGATAGAATATTGTGATGGTGGTGCCTTAGATAGTATTATGGTGGAGCTGGAGAAACCTCTCACCGAGGCGCAGATTGCTTACGTATGCAAGCACATGTGCGCCGGACTGTACCATTTACACAAGAACAAGGTGATACACCGGGACTTGAAGGCCGGCAACGTGCTGCTGACAATGGACGGTGGCGTTAAGCTAG CGGATTTCGGCGTTTCGGCCAAAAACAAGCACACGATGCAAAAGCACGACACCTTTATCGGGACACCGTACTGGATGGCGCCGGAGCTGGTGCTGTGCGAAACGTTCCGGGACAATCCGTACGACTTTAAGGTCGATATCTGGTCGCTCGGCATCACGCTGATCGAGTTTGCTCAGATGGAACCGCCGAATAGTGAAATGTCTCCGATGCGAGTGCTGCTCAAGATACAGAAAAGTGAACCACCCAAGCTGGACCAACCGTCAAAGTGGTCGAAACACTTTAATGACTTTCTCGCACGTGCGCTTGTGAAG GATCCTCAGCAAAGGCCGTCAACAGACGTGCTTATGGGGCTACCGTTCATCAGCGGTAATCTAGACTCGAAACCCATCAAAGACCTTTTGCTCGAGTATAAGGCGGACGTCGTCGAGGAGGAGCTGGTGGACGAGGAAGCTGAG GAACCCCGCAATTCTGCTCTTCCGCTCGACTTGGATGATGATTCTTCGTCCCTGCAGAGTCAAGAAACTGACAAGC TTCCAGATACACCTACGTCCCTATCGAAATCGTCCAGGGATTCGAAAGAGTCTACTCCCGTTCCTACCACCGAAGATGATTCCAGCAAAGCGAAAATTGGCCCGATACCGGTTCCGGTCGGTGCGGCGGCAGGTCCGCCGGTCACGGTACCGCCGGAGAAAACTCCTGCCAGTGTTGAAACTAAAACGGAAATCAAAAAATCCCAACCCGCGCCGCCAAACGCCACATCACCGGCCGGCGGAGAGATTTCACCGCAACAAACGATCCGAAcggcttcttcctcatcgAACATCAGTGGTGGAGCGGTGAATGTTCCCACACCGGTGCTGCCGGTGCCTAAAGAAGTTATCTCTGAAGTACCACCATCACCGCTGCCCACGAGCGAATTCCATTCTGAGCCAGTGGTTGGTAGTGAGCCGAGGAGGACGTCGGTTGCTGGCAGTTCGGCCAATTCTTCCGCTGTCAAAAAAGGACCagcacctccaccaccacaaacACCAACATCGCCAACGGTCAAGCAACAACCTTCAATGTTGCTGCCGTTTGATGGATCTGTGTCGAAGGATGtggtaccaccaacaccacctgAAACGCCACAAACACCACCGGAAAATGATTCCACGGTACGGGCACTCGATCGTCCAGATGCAACGGTACTGGGCGGTGCGATGCCCCCACCACCTCCGGCTCTGATGCGAATGGGAAGCAGCGGTGTGATTGAAGAGCAGCACACCAAGTCACCCCGCAAGGAGCATGCACCGACACCACCGTACGATCGAGATAGTTCCAAGACTTCCACCCCAACGAGCGCTAAATCGATCGTTAGTAGCCTCCAGGAGCGTCCTTCATCACCGAAAGCTCCTTCTAGTAATAACAATGTTGCCATTCCGAGAGCGGTTCATCCGCCTTCCTCTACTTTACAGGAGGAGGTTGGAGTTGACGAGGGAGTGAAAGTAACCTCCACCTCAACGCCATCCGCAGCACGTAATCAACTGCCACATCATGCTACGTTGATGAATAgctcgtcctcctcctcaaCTACGTCCATCACGATCAACGATGCTACCGTACTGTCTGATCCCTCGAACAGCTTAGCGAGTAACGTGGCACAGGTGACAGTTGTCACCAGTCACCCACCGGTGATCATCGATAACTCTATTCCTTTGCCACCAGCGGCCGGATctgcagtagcaacagcagttGCATCTTCCGGCACATCTTCGTCTGCCTCGTCGACGAAATCATTCGGTTCCTCTCAGCAGCGCCGTTCTCGTGTCATATCTCCACCGGGTACGGGTGCCCACGATGAGGTGATTATCGTCTCGAACGAGCTGAATAAAACGCATGTGAACGAATCGTCGACGGATGATGACTTCCAATCGTTGGACAGTCTGGAGAATGTTTCTACGCGTCATCATCCTATTCGAACACCCTCTCAGTTAGCAGCTGGCGGACGAGCGATTGCACGAAAGCTGGACGAAAGCGAGGTGCTGATCGTTAGCTCCGGCTTTGACGATCGGCGTGATCGAGTGCAGTTGGTGGATGAGATAAACGCCGGATCGCCGGATCGTGATGTGGATGCGTATGGTGACGGTGATCTGTTTAATGCGAGCAGCAATAATCCACTGAATAACAGCAGCAAACTATTGCTGGACACTAGTCATGTATCAGTCGTAACGGTGGGTGAGGAAGAAATCAAGGTGAAGGATTCCTCACAACATCATCCGCAGCTGATCAACAATCCGCACCCGTCTCCGCATCAATACCATCACGATTCTACCAGCGACCTGTCGAACGTTAGCTGCGGTCCGAGCGAATCGAGTGATGATGTGAAGGTGGACATAGTGGTGGGAGTGGGCGGCCGTCAGCAGATATCCGCACAGCAACAGGCTTTGCATCATCTGCACCAACAGCAAAGATCACCATCCGGGTCCTCGATATCGCTTCCAAGCCAAACGGGCAAGGGAGCCGTTAGTGGTGGTAGTGTTATCAATGGTAATAGATATAATGGTGGCACCGAGTTCCACGAGAGCCGCGAGGACGTTAGTATAATTGTGAATAAGCGAAAGATTGAAAAGTCTCGGATTTCCCCGGACAGTAGTGTTGGTTCGCTGGATGGTGGTGGATCCGTACGTTCGGCCAGCACGCCCATTCATCAGAATCATAATCATTCGCACCAGCATGGTGGTGGCGTCGTGATCGCTGGGAACCATCATCAACGAACAGGTAGCAGTGGAACGGCTCCAGTATTGGCAAAGCATCTACACGATCGAAGCGATGCGGAAAGCATTGCAACCACCACTAGTCATGATAGTCGGGAACATGCATCGGTCGAGCTGGAAGAAGAGGTAACACTCCGGCGGAAGCCACTTCCTTCGCTTGATCTTGAAGATGACAAGGTGCCACCATCTGTCGGAGGAACAGtatcatccggatcgtccacCTTGGTCAGTAGTGCCGGTGGTAACAGTGTTGCTACGACAACCACAGTAGCAGGAACACCGGGAGTTGCTGGAGTTGCTGCTGGtactgctcctgctgctgctgctgctacagcaACCACCGGCGGTAATGGTACAGCTGGCATCAGACAAAAAACTAACCGTAACTTTACCAAGGAAGAGTTGCATCTGCAAAatctgaaaaagaaaacgcgcAAACGAACGCGCAAATTCGAGATCGATGGGGTACAGGTGacgaccaccaccagcaaggTGATCTACAGCGATGAGGATAACAACAAGCTGTACGATGATCATCTGTTCCGCAAGCAGGAACTACGCGAGCTGAAGATGCTACAGAAACAGGAGAAGAAACAGTTCTACGATCTGCAGGGTAAGGAAGCGATCGCCAAAGAGCAGCAGGAGAAAAAGTTCGAACAGGAGCGTATGCAACTCGAGCGTACGTTCGAGGCAGACATGGACGTGCTGGCCCGCCAGCACCGACAGACGGTGGAGAAGTTCGAACAACAGCAGGAAGCGGAACTTCGCAACACGTCCAAGAAGATACGGGCGGAACAGGAACGAGACTTGAAGCTG TTCCGCGACAGTTTGAAGCAGGAAATACGGTTGCTCAAGCAGGAGGTCGATCTGCTGCCgaaggaaaagcgaaaagatgAGTTCCGCAAGCGGAAAACACAGATGGAGTTTGAGCATGAGGAGCGGGAAAAATCGTTCCTGTCATCGCTGTCAGAAAATCATGAGCTAGCACTGCGGCGAATCAGCGAAATATATCGCGAAAAGCTGTCCGCTACCGACAAAGGTTACctgcagcaaaagcaaacg GCAATGAGAACGCGCGAAGCGATGCTGTGGGAGCTTGAGGAGAAACACATTCACGACAAGCATCAGCTGGCGAAGCGTCACGTGAAAGACATCTGTTTCATGCAACGGCACCAGATGATTATCCGCCACGAGAAGGAATTGGATCAAATCAAGCG TATGATCACTCGGAAGGAAGAGGAACTGCTGAAGCGGCAAACGATCGAGAGGCGAGCACTGCCAAAGAGAATCCGGGCCGAACGGAAGGCTCGCGATATGATGTTCCGTGAATCGTTGCGCATTTCGATGACCACCGATCCGGAGGTGGAGCGGGACAAACTGAAAAAG TTCCAAGAGCAGGAGAAGAAGCGATACAACCAGGAGCAGTTGCGTTTTGAAACAAAGCACAGCAAACAACTGGAAGAGTTACGAGCTACCTCAGAAGGGTCGATTAG GGAACTGGAGCAACTGCAGAACGAAAAGCGGAAGCAGCTTCTTGAGCACGAAACGGCTAAACTTCGTGAATGCGACGAAGCATTGCAAAAGGAGCTTCGCGAATGGAAGGCCCAACTGATGCCCCGAAAACAG GCGATTGAGAAGCATCTAAGCCGCATGGTGGACGAGTACGAGGACCGTTGGGGTCCGGTCGATCGCCGCGAGTTTGATGGCGATTTTACCGTGCCGCCGGAGCTGCGTAATCGCACCAATTCCCTCAATACCCTTTCCCTCCGGCTGCTGAACATCACGCGCTCCCGTACGTTCCTAACGCTTCCCACGATGGCAAACGGTGGCGTTGCTGGTGGCGGCGGTAACGGTGGTGGTAGCACAAACCGGAACAGTATACACAGCTCGGTGCCGGATCTTAGTCGGTCCATGCCCAACACGCCCAACTCCGGGCACAAACTTTCACTCGCGTCGTCGTACGATTCGGTGCTAGAAGAGAATGAGGGTGAAAATCAACCGCCGGCGGTTGCGGGTCGTAGCGGTGGTAGAAGCGGTAGCTATCAGCCCCAATCAGCCATCAAGTACATCCACACGAACGACCCGGTAGTGAGCGGTAATGTGCATGTAAGACGCAAATCGGAAGACATGCTTTCGGGCAAGTCACGATCTACGCGTGTTCCGATTAAATCATTCCTCTACTCGAACACCCCGGTTGGAACGAGTCGGAACGAGTACGCCGGTACTGGATCATCTCTGTACTACGGTGGTGATTATGGTGGTGGGTCTCGGGGAACACCGACCGGACCGATGGCGTATTATTCCGATTCGAAGGATCGGGTTGTTTCGATCCGTGTGAACAATCAGACCACTAATCGGAAACCGGCCAATATTTTCGAGGGTATGTCTAATCGCTCCAATATACCACAACCTTACACGGCTTCCGGTGGTACGATGCCTCGTCGTACGTCCGCCGGTTGGGGACCGAGCCGACTCGGAGACAACACGTTCACTACCGCATCGGACGCAAACATTAACCGCCTGACAACGTTCAGTTCCGCCCGTGGGGGGCTTCCACTTCCTACTGCGAATGGTAGCGGCGGCGGTGGTCTCAAGACTACGACACCGGGTTTGAAACTATCACCTTCGACTCCTGTGCTACTTGCACCGAGTAAGGATGATGATACGGTGGTTTAA
- the LOC126556270 gene encoding antigen 5 like allergen Cul n 1-like, translating into MQLFVMYRVLLLLAATTGSLAFDYCAASKDLCPMIPGGARHVVCNGRKFSPSCKDPKLIKMKPEYRAQILEFHNRLRNNLACGYFHRYAEASSMEQLHWDNKLARMAEYNARTCNFEHDQCRNTRKFRTVGQNLAINWFYGMNVTVSQALEKFQRHWFLEYGKGRQKLLDRYTKHSMAAGIGHFTQMIHANTQYVGCAMVRFRGIQQGFLVKQYYLVCNYSEGNLYERPVYRKGKRCSKCKYGCSNDTSYRCLCRSLVRN; encoded by the exons ATGCAACTGTTTGTGATGTACCGGGTCCTGCTACTTCTCGCGGCTACTACCGGTAGCTTGGCGTTCGATTACTGCGCTGCCTCGAAGGACCTCTGCCCGATGATACCCGGCGGCGCCCGTCACGTCGTTTGCAATGGTAGAAAATTTTCACCGTCTTGCAAAGATCCCAAGCTTATCAAGATGAAACCCGAGTATCGGGCGCAGATACTGGAGTTCCACAACCGATTGCGGAACAATCTTGCGTGCGGATACTTTCACCGGTACGCAGAAGCAAGCTCGATGGAGCAGTTG CACTGGGATAATAAGCTGGCCCGTATGGCTGAATACAATGCACGTACATGCAACTTTGAGCACGATCAGTGCCGGAATACGCGCAAGTTTCGTACGGTGGGTCAAAATCTCGCCATCAATTGGTTCTACGGTATGAACGTTACCGTGTCGCAGGCATTGGAAAAGTTTCAACGCCACTGGTTCCTGGAGTATGGCAAGGGCCGTCAGAAGCTGCTCGATCGCTACACCAAACACTCGATGGCAGCCGGCATAGGGCACTTCACACAAATGATACACGCGAATACGCAGTACGTCGGATGTGCGATGGTACGGTTCCGAGGCATTCAGCAAGGCTTTCTGGTGAAACAGTACTATCTGGTGTGCAACTATTCCGAGGGCAATCTGTACGAGCGGCCCGTCTATCGGAAGGGCAAACGGTGCAGCAAGTGCAAGTATGGATGCTCGAACGACACGTCCTACCGATGCTTATGCCGTTCGCTCGTGCGGAACTAG